A stretch of Planococcus citri chromosome 5, ihPlaCitr1.1, whole genome shotgun sequence DNA encodes these proteins:
- the LOC135848412 gene encoding uncharacterized protein LOC135848412 translates to MAVKIFDHFIDLFLLTMGVLENPEYKKFGIPFFIVYFGFIIVDTFGMMVGVATTDDLIRIAIQFGQLTTQLNCIAMMTYYKISMTLVLELIAKLRENSSKWLEAEPIMEQFMRSVILKVFIGYYVAIIFTVAPVLAGQFNSVEVSEKYSYVTPFWYSCGTLEHSVFRHVCWNVETHFELFWSNIAQAFLYYCTLHALIMLLLFYTILTFNVKIHAQVLTKKSEQLANDTYLFIELNSRNSGDNFVRMRNEFDRDILLKFLELLKHQQFIREFAIEVTRLVHWMVMINVTGIFCALSMTAFFTIVEKTNDSLLASKMATMSIVMIVTLFIYCYNAQMISDLGPTIMDNMLDIPWYLQSLRFRKTFAIALCLNQNLVMTVRSTYSWQ, encoded by the exons ATGGCAGTGAAAATATTCGATCATTTCATCGATCTATTCCTACTAACTATGGGTGTATTGGAAAATCCCGAGTACAAGAAGTTCGGTATCCCTTTCTTCATCGTGTACTTCGGATTCATAATCGTAGATACCTTCGGTATGATGGTCGGAGTGGCTACGACGGATGATCTGATCAGAATAGCCATCCAATTCGGTCAATTGACAACTCAGCTTAATTGTATCGCCATGATGACCTACTACAAGATATCGATGACTCTGGTACTCGAACTAATCGCCAAATTGCGTGAAAACAGTTCCAAGTGGTTGGAAGCCGAGCCAATAATGGAGCAGTTTATGAGATCGGTCATCTTAAAAGTTTTTATCGGGTATTACGTGGCTATTATTTTCACCGTCGCTCCCGTCCTGGCTGGGCAATTCAATTCGGTCGAAGTTAGCGAAAAGTATTCTTACGTGACGCCATTTTGGTATTCTTGCGGTACTTTGGAGCATTCTGTGTTCAGACACGTTTGTTGGAATGTCGAAACTCATTTCGAGTTATTTTGGTCAAATATAGCTCAAGCTTTCCTGTACTATTGTACTTTACACGCGCTCAtcatgttgttgttgttttataccattttgacgTTCAATGTTAAAATTCACGCTCAAGTGCTGACCAAGAAATCGGAGCAGTTGGCCAACGATACGTATCTGTTTATCGAATTGAATAGCAGGAATTCGGGGGATAATTTCGTCAGGATGAGGAATGAGTTCGATCGGGATATTTTACTCAAGTTTTTGGAGTTGTTGAAGCATCAGCAGTTTATCAGGGA ATTTGCTATCGAAGTGACACGATTGGTGCATTGGATGGTGATGATAAACGTTACTGGGATTTTTTGCGCTTTATCTATGACCGCATTTTTTACCATTGTTGAG aaaactaACGATTCGTTATTGGCTTCGAAAATGGCTACGATGTCGATTGTGATGATTGTGACCTTGTTCATCTACTGTTACAATGCTCAAATGATCTCTGATCTA GGTCCTACCATAATGGATAACATGCTAGATATTCCTTGGTATCTGCAGAGTCTACGGTTTAGAAAGACTTTCGCTATTGCTCTGTGTCTGAATCAAAATCTAGTCATG ACTGTTCGTTCGACGTATTCGTGGCAATAG